One genomic segment of Suttonella sp. R2A3 includes these proteins:
- a CDS encoding methyltransferase regulatory domain-containing protein, whose amino-acid sequence MAQAQEADLAFIGEAQYESILAPATDDDLAAMLEQECAGDVLAKQQYQDFLNYQNTRQTLLTHQSNTPFHDVNSGLKNDALLSMYLQGGFRPPTEEAPVWQSLQNPAVQVKDNAISRLVCGQLNQAGLSNVLAGDIVESAPSEQRQDTMRMILLLVANQTVMVRASALHIENIRLTDKPKLHPILAEMVAARAAHPGCFGLSNRWHQELVVSPSHEAVMQLLDGTHDRNALIEALSNAWQNGHVTPPQEVDPQNTTTIGEHAELVVKQTLSLLSAQGLLEEEAA is encoded by the coding sequence ATGGCCCAGGCCCAAGAAGCCGACTTAGCGTTTATTGGTGAAGCACAATACGAATCGATTTTAGCACCAGCCACCGATGATGACCTTGCTGCCATGCTTGAGCAAGAGTGCGCTGGTGATGTGCTCGCCAAGCAGCAATATCAGGATTTTCTCAATTATCAAAACACCCGGCAAACGCTACTCACGCATCAGAGCAATACGCCCTTCCATGATGTGAATTCAGGGCTTAAAAATGATGCTTTGCTCAGCATGTATCTTCAAGGCGGCTTTCGCCCACCAACTGAAGAAGCCCCAGTGTGGCAATCGTTACAAAATCCAGCTGTCCAGGTTAAAGACAATGCGATCAGCCGCTTGGTCTGCGGGCAATTGAACCAAGCGGGATTATCCAATGTGCTGGCTGGTGATATCGTTGAAAGCGCGCCCTCAGAGCAACGCCAGGATACGATGAGAATGATTCTGCTGCTGGTCGCCAATCAAACGGTGATGGTTCGTGCTTCAGCGCTGCATATCGAAAATATTCGACTCACCGATAAACCGAAGCTGCATCCTATTTTGGCAGAAATGGTTGCCGCACGTGCCGCACACCCAGGTTGCTTTGGTTTAAGTAACCGCTGGCATCAAGAATTGGTCGTTAGTCCGTCGCATGAAGCGGTCATGCAACTTCTTGATGGCACACACGACCGCAACGCTTTAATTGAAGCGCTCAGTAATGCTTGGCAAAATGGTCACGTCACCCCGCCTCAAGAAGTCGACCCGCAAAATACCACCACGATTGGTGAGCACGCAGAGCTCGTGGTCAAACAAACCCTTTCTTTATTAAGCGCGCAGGGGTTATTAGAGGAAGAGGCAGCATGA